The Passer domesticus isolate bPasDom1 chromosome 22, bPasDom1.hap1, whole genome shotgun sequence genomic sequence ATCCAGAATGGCCTTGTGCTGGAGATCGACCTGAAACATGGGTGtggggtggcaggaggggaaCAGACAACAGTCACTTCTCCCTCTCGCTGTAAAACCACCTCAAACCCACATGGGCAAGCCACCTGTGTCATGGAAATGGTGACAGTGGGGCTGACCCACATTCCTTCCACTccccctgccagcactgggTGCTCATGGCTTGTCTTGCCAGCCTCTGAATCCCACATCCTGTGATTATATGGAGCCAGAGGAGCTCCCTGGCTCTCCTGCCCTTTGTGGGAAATCTGGGTTCACCCCCCAGGGACAAACTCATCCCTCTGCCCGCCCTCACTCGATGAGGGCGTGAGgcagccccacaggctcacCTGGTAGATGTTCCTCCATGCGACGTTCAGTGCTGACAGGAACCTCTCCAGTTCCGTAGTGCAACTAAAATAAAGGACCCAGGGGGGCAGGAACTCCTTGCTGTCCTGAGCAAACTCCTAAACACCGAGAGAGAGGCCAGGTGTCAGCACTGGGTGCTCGCCCAGCCCCGGGCCAGCgggtcccagagccctgccctCACCAGGATGCAGTACTCCTTGCCAGCCTCCGTGGAGACAGCGGTGATGTCGGTCAGCTCCGCAGTGCCCAGCGAGCGGAAGAAGCTGGTCTGGCAGTCCTCGTGGCACGTGAAAGCCTTGTCATCTGTCAGCACCAGGCAGCAGGGAACGCACGGCGTTGGGGCAACACCCTGGGGGATCACCTGCgtggggtggggaaggggggtAAAACCTGGCATGATGGAGCCCCATCTCCATGGGGTGCCCCGTGGGGAAACCCTCCTGGCTCAGGATAAAGCTGCCTGCTCCATCCTGCCAGACATTCCTGCTCCCTTCGGCAGCACCAAAGGGGCTCTGGGCAAAGGAGGGGGCCGAAGCACCCACGCTCAGGGCCTGTCCCCAGCTCACCCCTTTGGAGACAGCCTGGCAGAAGTACTGCATCCAGTCTGCCATGTCCTCCTCGTTCTCAGCACTCAGCTCCAGGGAGGGCCGGTCCGTCAGGATCACCTGGAAGGAGTGGGGCCGGTCGGTGGTGTTGGAACGCCGGCATCCCCCACACTGCTCGCCgctgggagagagggggagGATGGAGATGAGCGCGATGGATGGGCCTGCACGAGCCTGAGAACAGCCTCTGactgccctccctgggcagcaccTCACCCCTGCTCCCAACAAACACTCATTCCCTATCCATGACATCCCCTGGGATTGCTCCAGGGACCATCTCCAGGCTCTTCACATTGCAGGAGAGCTGGAGTTGATCACAGTGGGTCTCCCAGCACGGCTCTTGGAGGGATGCATCACCCTTCAGAGGCCAAGGCCCCTTCCAAGGAAGGAAATGAGCCCATTTCCAGTGGCATGCACCGGAGCCAAAACAAACTGGCACCTGcccccaggcaggagcagccggGATTCCTGCAGCAAGCACGGACCAGGCCATGATCCAGCCTGGAACCCCTCCTGAACATCCCAAgtagctgctgctccccagatcCCCATGGAGGCTGGGTGCTGTGTCCTACCAGCCACTCACCCCATGTTGATGGAGAGCAGAGGGGTGACGTCTGTGCGGTCTGGGTACTGGTACAAGATCCCATTGCTGCCGTTTGGGAAGATGAGAGAGGGGGTCACTGGAGtcagcccagctctggaatCCCCTTCCTTTGGTCCCAcagccacccctgccctgccctccaccCATGCAGCCCTGTGGGGtcacattcctgctgctgggcacccACAAACGGTGGCTTGGCCCTTTTAGGTGGCAAGATGAGTCCTCTCCACCTCCCAGGCAGCTcttgggctgctcccagcaccttctCCCAAGAGCCCTGTctgaccccagccctgccccacagccccagtgcccacctGAGCACCACGAAGCAGGGCTTCCACTGCTCCTTGCCCAGGTAGGAGGTGCCTGCCTTGTAGTGCAGCATGCCGTCCTTGGTGACAGCGTGCTCCGCAGAGGAGCCGCTGCTGGCGGCTCCCAGCGCCTCATCCATGGGGTCCTCCCAGTGAACGAGGCCGTAGAAACGCACAACCACATTGCAGGCCTGCAGGAACCAGGAGAAGTCAAGGGAGTCTCCTGTGAGCCTTTGTCACCTGCATTGATAGTGGTGATAGCCAAACTCACCTCACACTTGGACTCCTGTGCCACAAACTTGGCAAGCGCCAGTTTCTCCATGGTGGCATCTGTGAGGATACTGGGATAAGGGGGCTCCCGGCACCCTTTGATCatggctgacttcaaggagaccAGGAAGAACCTGAGAGGGAGACAGAGATCTCTGACAAGGCTGGGGCAAACAGCCCCTCATCTCCCTCATACACTCTGGTGCCTAAAGGGCTCCCCTGAGCTGTGAGGCTCTGGTCTTCCAGACCAAAGAGTTGCAAAATCAACCTACAGACCAAAGGTGATGGGAGGCTGCAAAGTCTGAACTCCAGAAAGGAGATGTGACACCCAGAGGTGGTCACTcatcccagcacagaccccagTATGGCTTGATGGTCACCtccctgagctgccagcacacacagagaccTGGGACATGCCTTGGAGCTCATCCCTATTCATGCCAAGTGACACAAGTGACATGTGGTCTGCATTGCCCAGAGTCCCAAAGCTCAGATTGAGGGATGGAGTAACTCTTGATCCAGGGAAGATACTCTGGTTGTATCCATGCCTGAGGCATTTCCAGCTGTCAGCTGGGTTCAGCAGTGGCATCAAACCAGCCCCCAACCCCCTCACGGGTGTCAGGACTGTCATGAAGGGCTGTCTCTGGAGTCTCCCACTGTCCCCAAGTCCAAGAATCCTGGAGTTCTGTGCTCCAGTTCCCCACTCACTCGGTGAGAGCCACGTCGGCAGTGTCCAGCAGGAACTGCTTCCTCCGGTTGGTGCACACCAGGGTCACTGTCTGCTGATCCAGCCCAACCTGTGCCACACAGCAATGGTTAGGGAAGCAGGCACAGGATGAGGGGCAACACAGCAGGGCTGACTGGGCTTCTGGCCCCAGGGAgagggtcagtggtcactctgcTGCCCATGCAAAGACATGGGCACCCACAGTggtgccagctctcccagtctCAAAAGTTCACTGCCTAGAACACTCCCCATGTACACAAACACACCCTCAGCCCTGGGCGGGTGagagctgcccccagccaggCTCACCGAGATGTAATCCAGCTCGTTGTAGGACACGGCCTCCTCCACCATGTAGGGCTTCTCCGCTGCCCCTGGCACAGACACAGAGAGCCACGTGAGGGGAGCACAGCAccccctctgcagcagcagcagcagtgacacccCTGCAAACCCAGCCATGGCCCAGGCAGCACGGAGCCACGGGACACGTgtcccagggctcctgggggacaagTCAATCTGAGCTCCCTGCTGTGACCACGGGACTCAAGGGAACTGGCAGCGAAGGCAATGATGGCCCAATCCATGGACAGGCCGTGGATGGAGCCTCCCTCCCTGcactgagcccaggggctgtcgGGATGAGATACCTTTCCGGATCAGGTACACGTAGCAATCTGTCAGCAGGACGTAGATCAGCTGCAGGTTCCCTTCCATGTGCCCCGTGCTCATTCGGATCATCTGCAGGGAAAGAAAGGAGCTCTCAGGCCTGGGCTGACGCAGGCACAGAGCTGATCTTTAATTGATGGAGACCCCTTACCCTGAACAACTGCTCCTCGTTCTCCCGAAAGACGTGGATCATCAGCAGGAGGAGATGGTTGTTATCCACCCTGCGGAGAGAGACAGCAGAGGATGGACACGGATGTGAGGCTGGATGAATCCAGGAAGGGCAATCCCCTTCCTTCTTCCACATGTCCATGATTTTGGCACTTGTTAGCTCCCCAAGACCTTCTCTTCCTGACCCTTTGTGCCTCCTcttcatcctggagaagggtgGGCTTTGCCCCCCAAACAAGGACAAAGGGAAAGGCGGCAACTTGAGCTCAAGATTGTTTTGAAGATGCTCTCCCTGCTGAGCAAACCCATCCTCACCTGAACTCGGAGGGATGGGTCAGCTCCgaggggctgccctgcccttcctccACCCCAGAGTCCTCAGCGCTGCttggggaagggctgggctgctccttCTTGGGCTCACAGAGAGCCTGTGCGTCGGTGGTTTCTGTCTGGCTAGTCTGAGGTTCATCACTCGCCCTTTCAGACTCTACTGCCCCAACTGCTTCTCcctctttgctttcttcttcttcaggaGCCTCAGGGCTACCAGAAACATGTGGCGGTTGGCCAGGCCCTGGAGGGTCATGGTGGCCACCACCTGGTGCAGCAGCGTTTGGACTCTCGACGGTAAATCGGTAGAAGTCCATGGGGGCTGAAATCCCCTCGCTAAAGTCGCCAGAGGACGATCCATCCGGGGTCTCCCCTGGCGTGCCGGTCCGAAAGGGCTGCCCGGGGGGCTCCAGGGCGCCGCTCCAGCCCCCGGGGTCCAGCTGCCCGTTGAGCCTGTCCATCACCttgctcaggggctgccccaggctCTCCATGGACGTGTCCTTCATCTCGGGGATGCGCAGGGCCAGCGGGCCGAGGGCAGCGCGCTCCCCGCCCTCCTCGGGCCCGCCCGGGGCAGCGGAGCCCCCGTCCCTCGGCGgctcctccctgtccccctccccgTCCCTCGGCGgctcctccctgtccccctccccgTCCCTCGGCGGCTCCTCCCTGTCGCTGAGCCCGTTGACACCGCTGTCCCCGCTGGCctcgggcgctgcgggcgccgGGTTGTTCACCGCCTCCTCAggcttcaccttcttcttcttgCCTGTCTTCTTCTTCTTGGCTAACCTGTGGGAGAGAAGAGCATCACCCACTGTGCCAGTTTAGGCTCTGCAATATGCACAACATTCCTTTGCAATTTTCCCTACTGCAGAGAAATCCGTCTCATCAGGAACATTGCTCAGTGTGCAGCCATGTAGAGCCCCCATCTCTGTGCCAGTTTTCACAAGGCAAGGTATGGGCACTTTGTCCTACCTATCCCAAAAAGAGGTGTCACTGCTGACAAAGCACCCTGGGCTTTCTTTCAGCTGTAAAGGGATCACAAATGGTTGTGGTGGTGAAGTAATGTGGGAGAAATCCCTGGTTGAGATCAAGAAGCTGGGAAGGGAGATTTCTGAAGGTGGCAATGCCATGTCCCGCCCTGCCAGGAGAGGGAGATGCAGGTTGGAGCACACCAAGATGTGTTGCAGAAGTGTTCTGGCACTCACAGCACCCAAACTGCTGCCAGGTCACCCCTGTTTGGGAAGTGAGCCCAGTGCTCCCCTTCCCTGTGTCTGCCATGTGGGATGATGTGTAAAacccagctcctctgctccagcacagccctgctgggcggGTTTGGGGAGTCCCCATTGCTGGGTGTGAGCAGACAGAGCCTTGAGCTCTTTGTCTGGACTGAGGGCTCTGAGGAATCCCTTGGGGATCTCCCCTGCAGGAGTCAAACACCCAAACCCCggccaggagctctgcagaggcaTCTCCCACGACAGGTTCGGCCACAGCTCACTGACAAACAGGAGGAGGAACAGGACGGGAGACAAGATCCAcgttccagagctgctgcaaagcTGCCACCAGCTGGAGAGAGCTCCAAATAAACGTTCACGGATTACTCTGAGCCCTGTGACACACACTGGCAGGAAAAGGGGGTGATGTGGAATCAGCCCAAGGGACCCAGCCCAGCCTCGTGGGGCTGAACAaaggctgcagcacagacaccGTCCTCGCCGGGACAGAAGAGGCGGCGCATCCTCAGCATCTGCCCCTCTCCGAGGCCAGCAGCCGTGTCCCTACCTGATGACCTCCAGCTCCGTGCAGCTCTCGGACTGGTCCGTTCCCTCGGGGGTGGCCTCCGCCTTGTCCCGGGAAGCGGCGTGCACCGGCGTGGTGTCGGCGGAGGACGGCGCCTCGGCCCTGTCCTGGTTGAAGGGGTTGTGGCGCTGCGTGGGGCTCCTGGCCGCGGCCCGGCCGCCGTTGGCCTCCGAGGCCGCGGAGCGCGGGCAGCTGAGCGTGTCCGTCAGGTCCCCgtctgcagcacagggacaagAGCGGATCAGCGCCGGGAGCAGCGCCGGCTCGGGCTCCTGCACGCAGCCAGCCCGAGCCAAGccgtgtgccaggggctctgtgtgGGCACCACGCCGCTGGCAgcgccagcagctcctggtgaggACGGACAGCGAGGCCAGCGTGAGACCCTGCACCCCCTCTGCAGTTGAGAGtgcctgcacacagcagctcagtcaccaggagccagcagcccgatgcagagcagaggtggtgtcTGTGGGGGGAGTCTGAGGGTCCTGGGGCCATTGCTCCCGAGCAAGGTGACAGCGAGCCaccaggctgctgcttctcccctGCTGTGGGAAGGTGCCTGCTCAGCTGGAAGGGCAGACACAGAGGCAGCCCGTGGAGCAGCAATCCTGACAGAGCCGGCTGCTCTCCTCTGCTCACATGAGACACacgtggggctggagtgtgctggagaggggacacagcattcagcaggcagcacagacagggCAGAGCACAAACAGCTGGGCCCGTGTTAGTCTTCAGAGGGAAaaagagcagaggagcagggctgcaggagtcATGCTTGGACTATTATTATCTGTCATCCATCCAAAATCATGGTTACAGAAAAGTTATCCATGCCCTTCTGTTCTCCAGCACCATTcctgctctagtggaaggtgtccctgtccatgacAAGggattggaatgagatgatctttaaggtcccttgcaacccaaaccattccatgattctgatTCCTTTCCACAGTCAGCTAAAAAGACCCCTTGGGAAGAGAACCACAGCCCTGGCAGACTGATTTGGGGTGTAGGATTTGAGGAGGAAAATGAAACCTCTTGTAAAACTCTAATCCAGGCAGTTTGTGCTGGATGATTCCAAAACTCCACTTTGTTCTCACTGAAAaagctgccctggagcagggagagtGTGAGCTCTACCAGGGAAGTCAATCAGGTTTTATATCCTCAAATCCAGAGGGATCTCCctttccccagcatccctgggcttcAGCCTTCATCCAACACCCCCACTGGAGCTGTTGGCTGCATCCTAGGTTTGGAAATGTGGTTTGTACCCTCCAGGGACAGGCTAAACCACCTCTGTTACATCCCTGTGCATGGGGTAAGAAAGAAGCTAAGAGGGAGCATGTTAGAGCCCAAGAGCAATCCACATTGGAGCAATCCACATGGAATTCAGGCAGATTTGCCCAAACAGTCCCCAAATATTCAAGTGGTCCCATCAGGCTCCAGCTAATGGAACCACATGAATCCAGCCTTGAGCTGCAAAGGACAGAGTGTGGTGTGTTTCCTCTGGGGGTGAAGCAGAGAGGATGCTGCTCCAGTGCAGGATATGCACAGGGGCTGCATGTGGAAGAAGAATAAATTCCTTTAAGCTGGGCAAGTGCTCTTGGCCATAAAGGCCAGAGGTAGCTGGTGAGTGggtttaaaaagtgaaaaaaaataataaaagtcaCAAATGTAGTGACCCAAACTGAGCATGGCTGTGTGCTGGATGTTGTAGCTTCATGGGAGAAGTtttgacacaggacaggacgatccagggaaaacaaaacctcCCAAATTAATCCCTGCAAAATGCCCAAAATTAAAGGCAGCTGAATTAGTTGAGCTGTTTTCCAGGGCTTTCAGGAAACCAATGATGGTGGATCCATTTTTCAGTCAGCAGCCTGTGTGCTTTACCCCAAAGAGGAAATCCATGGCATGAGGGCAGCTGGCACATCCCACATTTTGGGCCTGTACAGAATTCCATCAGGACAGGGCAGTTGGTTGTTAAAGAAACAAACATGGGAACATGCAGCAAGCTCAGGGGGCAGCAATgcagacagaaaacaaaaatgctgTAAGAGATGAGCGTGTCCCACCTTCCCAGTCTCTGCTGGGCATGGTCTGCATTGCTGGAAAGACATCTCCAAAATCATAATCTACAAGAATGAGGGATAAAACTCAGGATTAGAAATACAGGTAGTGGGGAGGGAAGTGGGGAGAGTgtgaaggggatttggggagggagatgggaatggggagaaACAAAACAATTGCCCACTGGTATCTGAAACACGAGAAAATAGGGAATGTGGGTGTGAATGGAAACCAGCTGCACTAGTGGTTGTTCCTTCTGGAACAACCAGTGTTGGGAGCTACAAAGGGACCAGGGAAGGGTGA encodes the following:
- the PLEKHM2 gene encoding pleckstrin homology domain-containing family M member 2 isoform X1 translates to MEPAEVKDRILENISLSVKKLQSYFAACEDETPAIRNHDKVLQRLCEHLDHALLYGLQDLSSGYWVLVVHFTRREAIKQIEVLQHVATNLGRSRAWLYLALNENSLESYLRLFQENLSLLHKYYVKNALVCSHDHLTLFLTLVSGLEFIRFDLDLDAPYLDLAPYMPDYYKPQHLLDFEERLPSSVHGSDSLSLNSFNSVTSTNLEWDDSAIAPSSEDYDFGDVFPAMQTMPSRDWEDGDLTDTLSCPRSAASEANGGRAAARSPTQRHNPFNQDRAEAPSSADTTPVHAASRDKAEATPEGTDQSESCTELEVIRLAKKKKTGKKKKVKPEEAVNNPAPAAPEASGDSGVNGLSDREEPPRDGEGDREEPPRDGEGDREEPPRDGGSAAPGGPEEGGERAALGPLALRIPEMKDTSMESLGQPLSKVMDRLNGQLDPGGWSGALEPPGQPFRTGTPGETPDGSSSGDFSEGISAPMDFYRFTVESPNAAAPGGGHHDPPGPGQPPHVSGSPEAPEEEESKEGEAVGAVESERASDEPQTSQTETTDAQALCEPKKEQPSPSPSSAEDSGVEEGQGSPSELTHPSEFRVDNNHLLLLMIHVFRENEEQLFRMIRMSTGHMEGNLQLIYVLLTDCYVYLIRKGAAEKPYMVEEAVSYNELDYISVGLDQQTVTLVCTNRRKQFLLDTADVALTEFFLVSLKSAMIKGCREPPYPSILTDATMEKLALAKFVAQESKCEACNVVVRFYGLVHWEDPMDEALGAASSGSSAEHAVTKDGMLHYKAGTSYLGKEQWKPCFVVLSNGILYQYPDRTDVTPLLSINMGGEQCGGCRRSNTTDRPHSFQVILTDRPSLELSAENEEDMADWMQYFCQAVSKGVIPQGVAPTPCVPCCLVLTDDKAFTCHEDCQTSFFRSLGTAELTDITAVSTEAGKEYCILEFAQDSKEFLPPWVLYFSCTTELERFLSALNVAWRNIYQVDLQHKAILDAAVKKKCEDAQSLIDSAWQRSDSLCRGRAERDPWC
- the PLEKHM2 gene encoding pleckstrin homology domain-containing family M member 2 isoform X2, whose protein sequence is MEPAEVKDRILENISLSVKKLQSYFAACEDETPAIRNHDKVLQRLCEHLDHALLYGLQDLSSGYWVLVVHFTRREAIKQIEVLQHVATNLGRSRAWLYLALNENSLESYLRLFQENLSLLHKYYVKNALVCSHDHLTLFLTLVSGLEFIRFDLDLDAPYLDLAPYMPDYYKPQHLLDFEERLPSSVHGSDSLSLNSFNSVTSTNLEWDDSAIAPSSEDGDLTDTLSCPRSAASEANGGRAAARSPTQRHNPFNQDRAEAPSSADTTPVHAASRDKAEATPEGTDQSESCTELEVIRLAKKKKTGKKKKVKPEEAVNNPAPAAPEASGDSGVNGLSDREEPPRDGEGDREEPPRDGEGDREEPPRDGGSAAPGGPEEGGERAALGPLALRIPEMKDTSMESLGQPLSKVMDRLNGQLDPGGWSGALEPPGQPFRTGTPGETPDGSSSGDFSEGISAPMDFYRFTVESPNAAAPGGGHHDPPGPGQPPHVSGSPEAPEEEESKEGEAVGAVESERASDEPQTSQTETTDAQALCEPKKEQPSPSPSSAEDSGVEEGQGSPSELTHPSEFRVDNNHLLLLMIHVFRENEEQLFRMIRMSTGHMEGNLQLIYVLLTDCYVYLIRKGAAEKPYMVEEAVSYNELDYISVGLDQQTVTLVCTNRRKQFLLDTADVALTEFFLVSLKSAMIKGCREPPYPSILTDATMEKLALAKFVAQESKCEACNVVVRFYGLVHWEDPMDEALGAASSGSSAEHAVTKDGMLHYKAGTSYLGKEQWKPCFVVLSNGILYQYPDRTDVTPLLSINMGGEQCGGCRRSNTTDRPHSFQVILTDRPSLELSAENEEDMADWMQYFCQAVSKGVIPQGVAPTPCVPCCLVLTDDKAFTCHEDCQTSFFRSLGTAELTDITAVSTEAGKEYCILEFAQDSKEFLPPWVLYFSCTTELERFLSALNVAWRNIYQVDLQHKAILDAAVKKKCEDAQSLIDSAWQRSDSLCRGRAERDPWC